Proteins from one Mycolicibacter virginiensis genomic window:
- the cmk gene encoding (d)CMP kinase, giving the protein MSAGRAAVVAIDGPAGTGKSTVARGLAAALGSRYLDTGAMYRVVTLAVLRSGVALDDIDGIGAVAQGVEVSVDSQPEGDRAFLGDEDVSDEIRGDEVTRAVSAVAAVPAVRTRLVALQQQLAGQGGGVVVEGRDVGTVVLPDADVKIFLTASAETRAQRRNDQNIAAGLRDDYAGVLADVLRRDELDSTRAVSPLRPADDAVIVDTGDMTQEQVVDHLRDLVEQHCGAIR; this is encoded by the coding sequence GTGAGCGCGGGTCGCGCGGCCGTGGTCGCCATCGACGGGCCGGCCGGAACCGGAAAGTCCACGGTCGCCCGGGGTTTGGCGGCGGCGCTGGGATCACGCTATCTGGACACCGGCGCGATGTACCGGGTCGTCACGCTGGCGGTGCTGCGTTCCGGCGTTGCGCTTGATGACATCGACGGCATCGGCGCGGTCGCACAGGGCGTCGAGGTCTCGGTGGACTCTCAGCCCGAGGGAGACCGCGCTTTCCTTGGCGACGAAGACGTTTCGGATGAGATCCGCGGCGACGAGGTGACCCGCGCGGTGTCGGCGGTGGCCGCGGTTCCCGCGGTGCGCACCCGGTTGGTCGCGCTGCAGCAGCAGTTGGCGGGCCAAGGCGGCGGCGTGGTGGTGGAAGGCCGCGACGTGGGCACCGTGGTGTTGCCCGACGCCGACGTGAAGATCTTCCTGACTGCCTCGGCCGAGACCCGGGCCCAGCGGCGCAATGACCAGAACATCGCAGCAGGGCTGCGCGACGACTACGCCGGCGTGCTGGCCGACGTGTTGCGCCGCGACGAGTTGGATTCCACGAGGGCGGTGTCGCCGCTGCGGCCCGCCGACGACGCGGTGATCGTGGACACCGGAGACATGACCCAGGAGCAGGTGGTCGACCATCTGCGTGACCTGGTCGAGCAGCATTGCGGGGCGATCCGATGA
- the der gene encoding ribosome biogenesis GTPase Der has protein sequence MSDGTWVDESDWEIGEDGGFDDLVEDSGPPPVVAVVGRPNVGKSTLVNRILGRREAVVQDLPGVTRDRVSYDALWTGRRFVVQDTGGWEPDAKGLQQLVAEQAAVAMRTADAVILVVDAVVGATAGDEAAARILRRSGKPVFLAANKVDSERAESDAAALWSLGIGEPFSISALHGRGVADLLDEVIAKLPEVAETAGGGGGPRRVALVGKPNVGKSSLLNRLAGDERSVVHDVAGTTVDPVDSLIEMDGKIWRFVDTAGLRRKVGQASGHEFYASVRTHGAIDAAEVVIVLVDSSLPLTEQDQRVISMVVEAGRAVVLAYNKWDLVDEDRRYVLDKEIDRDMARLAWAPRVNISAKTGRAVQKLVPALETSLASWDKRISTGQLNNWLKEVVAATPPPARGGRAPRILFATQATSRPPTFVLFSSGFLEAGYRRFLERKLRETFGFEGSPIRINVRVREKRGPKRSR, from the coding sequence ATGAGTGACGGAACCTGGGTCGACGAAAGCGACTGGGAGATCGGCGAAGACGGCGGTTTCGACGATCTGGTCGAGGACTCCGGCCCACCGCCGGTGGTGGCCGTGGTGGGCCGTCCCAACGTCGGCAAGTCGACGTTGGTCAACCGGATCCTGGGCCGGCGCGAAGCGGTGGTGCAGGACCTGCCCGGGGTGACTCGTGACCGGGTGTCTTATGACGCGTTGTGGACCGGCCGGCGCTTCGTGGTGCAAGACACCGGCGGCTGGGAACCCGACGCCAAGGGTCTGCAACAGTTGGTGGCCGAGCAGGCCGCGGTGGCGATGCGTACCGCCGACGCGGTGATCTTGGTGGTGGACGCGGTGGTGGGCGCCACCGCCGGCGACGAGGCCGCCGCGCGGATTCTGCGCCGATCCGGCAAGCCGGTGTTCTTGGCGGCCAACAAGGTTGACAGTGAGCGGGCCGAATCCGACGCGGCAGCACTGTGGTCGCTGGGAATCGGCGAGCCGTTCAGCATCAGTGCGCTGCACGGGCGCGGCGTGGCCGACCTGCTCGATGAGGTGATCGCCAAGCTGCCCGAAGTGGCCGAAACCGCCGGCGGTGGGGGCGGTCCGCGCCGGGTGGCCTTGGTGGGCAAGCCCAATGTGGGCAAGAGTTCGCTGCTGAACCGGCTGGCCGGCGATGAGCGTTCGGTGGTGCACGACGTGGCCGGCACGACCGTCGACCCGGTCGACTCGCTGATCGAGATGGACGGCAAGATCTGGCGTTTCGTCGACACCGCCGGGCTGCGCCGCAAGGTGGGGCAGGCCAGCGGCCACGAGTTCTACGCCTCGGTGCGCACTCACGGGGCTATCGACGCCGCCGAAGTGGTGATCGTGCTGGTCGATTCGTCGTTGCCGCTGACCGAGCAGGATCAGCGGGTGATCTCGATGGTGGTCGAGGCGGGCCGGGCGGTGGTGCTGGCCTACAACAAGTGGGATCTGGTCGATGAGGACCGGCGTTACGTGCTGGACAAAGAGATCGATCGGGACATGGCCCGGCTGGCGTGGGCCCCGCGGGTCAACATCTCGGCCAAAACTGGTCGCGCCGTGCAGAAGTTGGTGCCCGCGCTGGAGACCTCGCTGGCGTCCTGGGACAAGCGGATCTCCACCGGCCAGCTCAACAACTGGCTCAAAGAGGTGGTCGCCGCGACGCCGCCGCCGGCGCGGGGCGGCCGCGCGCCGCGCATCCTGTTCGCCACCCAGGCGACCTCGCGTCCGCCGACGTTTGTGTTGTTCTCGTCGGGATTTTTAGAGGCCGGTTACCGCCGGTTCCTGGAGCGGAAACTGCGTGAGACGTTCGGATTCGAGGGCAGCCCGATCCGCATCAATGTGCGGGTGCGAGAGAAGCGCGGCCCCAAGCGTTCTCGCTGA
- a CDS encoding sulfite exporter TauE/SafE family protein: MSVSQMVLILLAGVGAGAINALVGSGTLITFPTLVTLGFAPLTATISNAIGLVAGGISSTWAYRRELRGQWDRLRWQIPGSLLGAVLGAYLLLHLPESVFNRIVPALLVGALALVVIGPKIQAVAQRRAAAEGRSTDQLSSGRLTALVIGTFVVGVYGGYFAAAQGILLVGVMGVLLPESMQRMNAAKNLLVLIVNVVAAVAYMVTAFGRISWPAAGLIAVGSLIGGYLGGHYGRRLSPNALRAVILVVGLIGLYRLLTV, from the coding sequence ATGTCGGTATCGCAGATGGTGTTGATCCTGCTGGCAGGGGTGGGCGCCGGGGCGATCAACGCACTGGTCGGCTCCGGCACACTGATCACCTTCCCGACCCTGGTGACGCTGGGCTTTGCCCCGCTGACCGCGACGATCTCCAACGCGATCGGCCTGGTGGCCGGCGGCATCTCCAGCACCTGGGCCTACCGCCGCGAACTGCGCGGCCAGTGGGATCGGCTGCGCTGGCAGATACCGGGATCGCTGCTGGGCGCGGTACTCGGCGCGTATCTGCTGCTGCACCTGCCCGAAAGCGTGTTCAACCGAATCGTGCCGGCACTGTTGGTCGGCGCCCTGGCGCTGGTGGTGATCGGGCCGAAGATCCAGGCCGTGGCGCAGCGTCGCGCGGCCGCCGAGGGCCGTTCGACCGACCAGCTCAGCAGCGGCCGACTGACGGCATTGGTGATCGGCACCTTCGTCGTCGGTGTGTACGGCGGCTATTTCGCTGCGGCCCAGGGAATTCTGCTGGTCGGTGTGATGGGGGTGCTGCTGCCCGAGTCGATGCAGCGGATGAACGCCGCGAAGAACCTGCTGGTGCTGATCGTCAACGTGGTCGCCGCGGTGGCCTACATGGTGACGGCGTTCGGCCGGATCAGTTGGCCGGCAGCCGGATTGATCGCGGTCGGTTCACTGATCGGGGGATACCTGGGCGGTCACTACGGGCGCCGGCTGTCCCCGAACGCGCTGCGCGCAGTGATCCTGGTGGTCGGCCTGATCGGGCTTTACCGGCTGCTGACGGTCTAG